GGGCCAGTCTGAAGGAGAGACCCAGGAGGGGGATCCCATTTGTGTCATGGGGAGGGATCCTGTTCCCATCCCACCCAACTGTTACGGGATGAAGGGATTGGTTTTGGGGGCCAAATAGGATCCAAGCAGATTCCTCTTTTAGTCCCCGAGAAAAGGGATCAGTCCTGGGTACCAGTGCCTGGACAGGTCCTGGGCTAagctccctcctcccagctggggaaggggcagcctccaccttccccacatcccaacAAGGCAAAGGGGCCTGGATGACGCAGCAAAATGGCTggcagccctcccccacccccaaggagattctgccccccccccctccaagggAAGATCTCAAAGCTGGGTTTTATTTTGGGAGGAAGGAGACTGAGGCAGAGATTCTGCTGCCCCCGGAGATCATGCTTCCCCTTTAAGTAAAGGGACTGGAGGGGAAAGGAGTTGTGGGGGGTAGATGGAGGCCCCCATTTCCATAATGCAGGTGAAGTGCATGATgggaatctgggggggggggggcacagcagagGGGAATAGACCAGttgcctgccctgggggtgggagatgTTCCCACTCAGTCAGAGGACTCGGCGCTGCCAATTCTCAGCTCCCCGGATGCAGGACCCGCAGCCATCCAGCACAAGGGGGTGTCAGAACAGCCCAGGGGCCCCATCACAGCAGGGATAATACAGGAAGGGGGGGGGCGCTCCTCTGCACCAttgtttcctccctccccagggcaCAAAGAGCCCTGGAGTGAGGGAGGAGAGATCCTGGGTggtcttggggcaggggggcagccccgcccctcccccatcccattgCAGGGAGGGGCCTAGCATTCGCATgactgcaaggggtgggggataCAAGGTGAATCCCCCCCCTCCTAGGGGTAGGAGGGgatcctccagctgcagcttctagAGAGATGCAGGCAAGGGGGCTGGGTATAGGGGGGCTCCTacccccccaggctgcagcccccttctgccctccccacactgtATCCTCCAGAGCTGGCCAGTTTCCACCCCCCGAAAACACCAGTGCTCAACACCCCCCCACGCGCGCGCAGCTCCCTGCACGTAGCCCtggcccccctccaccctgcactgctgctccgGGGCAATCGGACCCCCGCCCCCTCCGCATCGCCATCATCCCCTCGTCCCAGCTcactcacagccccccaaacCCAGCCCCCTCGAGCCAAGTTACCCCCTGATCCCAGCCTCCGCGGGGAAGCCTCCAGAAGCTCGTCCTCCCCTTGACCTGGAGCCCCCCACCGCCACGACAGGCTCCCGGACGCGCCCAAGCGCCCAGCCCCCTGCgcccccaaacccctcccccgCTGCCTTGCAGGGCCCCAACCGCCCCCACAGCCAGGAACAAAGGCAGCCCCTCCAGAGCcaccagctgcccccccccacttctaGGGGGAGGGGATTGATCCAGAACCCCTCCCAGACCTTTGCAatacagcccagccccccccccccccatcaaggACCTGGAAGTGTGACCCCAACCCCCACATCTCCGCACGCCCCACATAATCCCGCCAGACCCCCAGAAGGCCTCTGCCCCCTCACATCCTCCACTGCCCCGTGGGGCCCGGCCTCACGCCGCAAACGCGCGGCGCCGCCGCCCTCACCTGCGCTGGCACCGTTAGGATGGCTAGCGTCGAACGAGGGGACCAGCAGCCCCCCGCCGCCCTTTATATACACCATCCCCTGAGAAcgccccgccccgcggccccCCCGCCGGCCAATCAGGGGGCAGCGCGCGGCGGgcctcctcccccgccccgccgCATGCGCAGAAGCAGGCAGCGCGCGCCTCGGTGCCCTGGAAACCAGGAATGGGGGAGTGAGAAGGTTCTTTCCAATTGTCGCGCACGCGGCACCCGCGCATGCGCGGTGGCGGCCCGGAGCATCCTCGGGCTAATGCACCTGCTGCCCCCCCAAAATCGCAAGGGATTCTGGGGGATGGAGTTCCGCCCCGCCACACACCCCCCCCCggacccagggctgcaggcagggcgGGATGGACAGCGGACAGTCCCAGCCCCCTGGAGAACCGGGCTCTGGGCTCCCCCCCAGCGCCGGGCTGCAGGGGACTCAGGCGCAGGCGATCCAAGCGGCGCCATGAGCCAGCACAATTGGGACATGAATAATTAATGAGGCGacgggaggggggcggggctgaGGCCTGGTCTCCGCCCCCCCTTTGACTAGGCCTCAAGGGGAACCCTGTCACcatggcaacccctggcacaagaTGGCCACCCCGGAGGGGGGGGAGGCTGTTGTCCCTCCTGGCCGGTGACTCAGCAGCACCATCCCAACGCCAGGGCCCAAGTATAGGGTGGGAGGAGGGCCCGGTCCCTGGGTCCTCTCCAGCTCCTAGCGGGCAGTGGGAGGCTAGAGCAGGGGGCTAGGATCCCCGAGGCCTGAggtctctgcccccccccccctcccaggctGGATGGGGGAGGCCAGGACATTGCCCACTTGAgttctgccccccagcccctctctgtgCCCCCAGACTGTGCCATCCTTTGCTgtggacatggggtggggggcgatCCTGGTCGAGGCCAGGGGCCAACTCTGCCCTGTTGGGGGCACTTGTACAGCACCAAGTGCAGCCCCAATCCTGCCACGCTGATCCTTCTTAGCGCCCACAGGGGATGATCCTGCGATTAAACAgcagcagagaaggaaggggggGTGAAAACCACATGAGCCCCACAGCCCTAGGGGGTAGAGGAGGGGCAGCTGGTGGGGTAGGGAggacagctgcctccctcccagcttTGGGAAAGcgcccaggcatccaggctcctaACATCCCCCAACTCTaaaccctgctgcccccaaaccTCGGGGggcagaaaaggggggggggaggaagagcaggtCCTGcaacctgccagccccagcaacctccgtgtatggtggggggggaaTTCAACCTCCTATAGACCAGGGttgagatagtttcatagtagctaggatcaggagggacctgaacagatcatctagcctgagcccctgccacaggcaggaatgaatgctgggttcacaagaccccggacaggtgatcgtccaaccttctCTGTGGCTAattctggggtggagcaggggagggggggaaaaaagtgctgccaggtgcaggaaCACCCCCCACCCTTCAGCCCCCCCTCAACCCAAAAAAGAGATATGTGGCcagctcggggggggggcacacgccACCACCCCCTTCACACCccacttgtttctttttttgtaagatttatttttttctttaaaacatctaTTTTTTGTACAAATgacaaatctaaaaaaaaaaataagaagcaaACTGGGCAGAGACCCGTCATCAGGGCCCTCAGGCCTCCCCTCCACATGCTCCACTGCCTCCCACAGCTcctgtcccccacctcccacagagGGGAAAGAACGCAgaggcctcccccctccccacctacaACCCCACACAGAGGGAAGAAAATCCAGGTGTCCGGGCCAATGCACTGAGGCTACTGGGGGCAGGTCCAAGGCCTCTGTAAGGGGGGGGGAGtcagtccatgggccaaatccctGGTAAGCATAAAGCTACTGGGGACTGGGCCTTGCAAGGCCCCCCCActatccctctccccaccactatGGGAGCCAATAGCCACCAGCACTTGCCCATGGCGGGGGCGATGCAGGGGGGGCGAGGGCCAGCAGGGTCCAGGTGCTCACACCACCAGGCTCTCACGgctcagggcctgattctgcaggggaaacaaagcaggggtggggggttagTGGGTGCCaagatgtgcccagctctggggttgaGCAGCTGAACATAATGATGCCCAGAGATGGGTGCCGAGACTGGCACCCCCTGACAGCTGACCCCCCCCCTACCCCGCAGGACACgttcagacccccccccccgccaatgcGCCCAGCTCTGAGGCAGAGCAGCTGCATAGAACGCCCCCCTCTGGCTCCTTACCCGCCTCAGCCGGCGCTCAGCCCGGCCCCGGGAGGAGCCGGCTGACTCTGTCTCGCTgtagggggggggcgggggagggagggagcgccCACTTGACCCGCTGTCGCCGTCATCCTGAGCCTTGCGCCGCAGCACCCCCCGCAGGAGCTCTGTGtcgtagccctgccccttggacTCCCATGGGTCGGCCCGACTCCGGGGATCAGGCTCCCACAGGTCGTCCCGGCTGCGGCTCCGGCGCCCACGGCGCTCCTCCTCCCGCCAGCGGGGGGAGCCATTCTCACGGGGGCGGCCCCGGCCCTGCCTCTCGGGTACCGGGGACCAATCGCGGTCCAGGTCATCCACAGAGCGGGAGCGGGGGCGCCGAGCTGGGGGCAAGAGGCGCCGGCTCTCACTgccctcttcctccaggtcactgaGAGGGGACAGGGGGCGCCCACGGGCAGCACAGCGGTGGGCGTCCTCATGCAGGGAACTGATCTCGCTCATGactgaggctggggggtggggaggaaaacaGGGAGACAAGGGGTTaaacagggcagggggcaccgggggtGCCACATGGTGGCCAATAGGGGGTGCCAGGGCTGCATTAGCTCAACTGGGGGCTGCAGTGCCCAATAGGGACCAGTAGGGGGCACTAGACCTGCTACAATTCCTATGGGGGCCACTGGGTCACTTCTAGGGGCTGTTATAACTACGGGGCACTAGTGGGCACCATGCAGCAGCCAATGGGCacccccaggaggcaccagggtCATATAGCCCAACTGGGGGCTGCAATGGCTACCAGGGGCCACTAGGGGGCACTAGACCCATTGCCATGTCCCCCCTGGGGGCTGTTATGGCTGGGGGATGCACATGGGGACACTGTGCATTGGCCAATGGAAACCCCCCTCGGTGGCATCAGcccagctggaggctgcagtggcCAATGGGAGCCACTAGGGGGCATCAGACCCATTGagggggaaaataaataaataaattgctgaGGGGCACATGGTGCTGCATGGCGCTCCTTGGGGAACAGGCATTCACCCTTTTCGAGCCGGCTATTGCCTGGGCCAGGATGTGTGGCGTCGAAGTTGGCCAGCTCCTTCTCCATGTAGTACAGCACGCGCATGGAGTCGTCCTGCTGGTTGGCCTGGATGCGGTACCCGCTGCGCAGCCCTGGGGGGGCAGATGCGGCCAGTTTTGGGGTGTGGCAGCTGCATAGAAGGGCCCTTTTactgcctcccctcccttccacccagGCCTGATTTGCCTCCAGCAAGTTGTCTCACACCAGCCAGTCTCCTATTTGACCACCAGCCAGGCCAGACCCTGCTTAGTTTCCCACCTTCTCCCACCACCCAGTGAGAGGGCTGGGAGCCATGTGTGATTGACAGCTACCCGTCAACACTGTACCTGAGCTCCCGGCGGCGCTATGGGAGTCCtgcagcaaaggcacctgggaGCTGTGGCCGCCGACTGAGAGGAAACCACAGGATTAACAGAGGGTCCTGGCAGGCATACGAGACCCGCTTTGGGTCAAACAGGGGAACCGAGGCACGAGGGCAGGAAGAGGACTTGAAGCAGCGTACCTGAGCTGGCACGGTCATAGTCGGCCCTGTAGCCATTGTAGACAGGCCCCATGGGGATGAGGGTTGGGGGTGGCCCTGGCTTGAGGGCACCAGAGGGGCCGTAGAGGCTGGGTGCATAGGCACTCGGCGCGTAGATGCTGGGCACCCCTGAGGTGGCCGCCTTGCCTGCTGCATAgactggtgggggagagggagggggtagaTGGGTgtctgggagagaacccaggtgtccgagtGGCTGGGTTCCCCCCACACCGTTCAGACCCTACTGGGAtacaacccaggcatccaggctcccatcTCAACCACCAAACCCTCACTCCCTTCAAAGAGTTTGAAAAGAACCTGGGTGACCAGGCTCCCCAGCACTAGGATACAACCCAGGCAacccctcctccacaccccccacccgTCCGGCACCGAGAcaaaacccaggagtctgggtCCCCCCCGTACTCACGGGCCtcggggcagcagcagcgctgggggcagcaggggcagcgcacgtagcagcagcaggtgtgggggcagcactggcaccagcacaCACCCAGTGCCAGCACCAGT
This sequence is a window from Alligator mississippiensis isolate rAllMis1 chromosome 15, rAllMis1, whole genome shotgun sequence. Protein-coding genes within it:
- the LSR gene encoding lipolysis-stimulated lipoprotein receptor isoform X2, with product MAWVSAHGGPAGGLQVTVLNPFNVVILFQPATLQCSYQTSATQPPIVTWKYKSYCRSRLANAFNPSSQESQLTDQLQQNIPGYNPYVECQDTVRTVRVVATKQGNTVTLGDFYQGRRITITNNADLSIEQTAWGDSGVYYCTVTSSQDLQGNNEAYAELIVLGWSAEASELLPGIEIGPLQDWLFVVLVALGALVLVLALGVCWCQCCPHTCCCYVRCPCCPQRCCCPEALYAAGKAATSGVPSIYAPSAYAPSLYGPSGALKPGPPPTLIPMGPVYNGYRADYDRASSVGGHSSQVPLLQDSHSAAGSSGLRSGYRIQANQQDDSMRVLYYMEKELANFDATHPGPGNSRLEKASVMSEISSLHEDAHRCAARGRPLSPLSDLEEEGSESRRLLPPARRPRSRSVDDLDRDWSPVPERQGRGRPRENGSPRWREEERRGRRSRSRDDLWEPDPRSRADPWESKGQGYDTELLRGVLRRKAQDDGDSGSSGRSLPPPPPPYSETESAGSSRGRAERRLRRNQALSRESLVV
- the LSR gene encoding lipolysis-stimulated lipoprotein receptor isoform X1 yields the protein MVPGGGCGALPALLWLLAASWAPGPAGGLQVTVLNPFNVVILFQPATLQCSYQTSATQPPIVTWKYKSYCRSRLANAFNPSSQESQLTDQLQQNIPGYNPYVECQDTVRTVRVVATKQGNTVTLGDFYQGRRITITNNADLSIEQTAWGDSGVYYCTVTSSQDLQGNNEAYAELIVLGWSAEASELLPGIEIGPLQDWLFVVLVALGALVLVLALGVCWCQCCPHTCCCYVRCPCCPQRCCCPEALYAAGKAATSGVPSIYAPSAYAPSLYGPSGALKPGPPPTLIPMGPVYNGYRADYDRASSVGGHSSQVPLLQDSHSAAGSSGLRSGYRIQANQQDDSMRVLYYMEKELANFDATHPGPGNSRLEKASVMSEISSLHEDAHRCAARGRPLSPLSDLEEEGSESRRLLPPARRPRSRSVDDLDRDWSPVPERQGRGRPRENGSPRWREEERRGRRSRSRDDLWEPDPRSRADPWESKGQGYDTELLRGVLRRKAQDDGDSGSSGRSLPPPPPPYSETESAGSSRGRAERRLRRNQALSRESLVV
- the LSR gene encoding lipolysis-stimulated lipoprotein receptor isoform X3, with translation MVPGGGCGALPALLWLLAASWAPGPAGGLQVTVLNPFNVVILFQPATLQCSYQTSATQPPIVTWKYKSYCRSRLANAFNPSSQESQLTDQLQQNIPGYNPYVECQDTVRTVRVVATKQGNTVTLGDFYQGRRITITNNADLSIEQTAWGDSGVYYCTVTSSQDLQGNNEAYAELIVLDWLFVVLVALGALVLVLALGVCWCQCCPHTCCCYVRCPCCPQRCCCPEALYAAGKAATSGVPSIYAPSAYAPSLYGPSGALKPGPPPTLIPMGPVYNGYRADYDRASSVGGHSSQVPLLQDSHSAAGSSGLRSGYRIQANQQDDSMRVLYYMEKELANFDATHPGPGNSRLEKASVMSEISSLHEDAHRCAARGRPLSPLSDLEEEGSESRRLLPPARRPRSRSVDDLDRDWSPVPERQGRGRPRENGSPRWREEERRGRRSRSRDDLWEPDPRSRADPWESKGQGYDTELLRGVLRRKAQDDGDSGSSGRSLPPPPPPYSETESAGSSRGRAERRLRRNQALSRESLVV